The window TGGGCAAACGGCATTGCCGCCCGGGCGAGCTACTCGATCCAGGAAAGCACGGACAAGGATACGGGTGCGATACTTACCAATTCGCCGAAGCATCTCGGGAAACTGAATATCTTTGTGCCTCTTATCGGGCAGAAACTCTCCGCGGGCCTGGAGGTCCAATACACGAGCTCGCGACGGACCTACAAGAATCAGACTACCGGAGGTTTCGGCGTCGCAAACCTGACCCTTCTCAGCCGGGAGCTGATAAAGGACCTGGAGATCTCCGGGAGCATTTACAACCTCTTCGACAGGGATTACGGCGACCCGGCATCGAATGAGCACCGGCAGAATATCATAGGTCAGGATGGGAGAACTTTCAGATTAAAGTTCACCTACAGGTTCTAACGGTGATGGAATGAAAGACCCGCCACGAAGAATCCGGTCGATCATCTTTTCGTTGCTCTGCCTTTCTCTGCTCCTCGCCGGCTCCCCCGGCTACGGAAGGGAACAACAATTTACGGAATACGAGGTAAAGGCCGCCTTTGTATTCAACATGGCAAAATTTGTGGAATGGCCCGAGAAAGGAGCAGCCGATGCCCGGGAGGGCATCGATCTTTGCCTCCTGGGCATCGATCAATTCAGCGGTGTCTTCGACCAGATCAATGGGAAATTCGTGAAGGGAAGAAGGTTGTCCGTGCGGCAGATCTCTTCAATAAAAAATTCAAAAGGCTGCAATATTGTATTCATAAGCGGTTCTGAAAAAGAAAGAGTGCCCGACATTGTGGACAGCCTGAAAGGCACGGGCGTTCTCACCATGGGAGATACGAGCGGCTATGGACAACGGGGCGTGATGATAAATTTTTATATGGACGGAAAAAAAGTGCGTTTTGAAGCCAATCCCGATTCCGCCAAACGCTCGGGCCTCACCATCAGCGCCCAGCTTTTGAAATTGGCCAGGATCGTACGGAG of the Syntrophorhabdaceae bacterium genome contains:
- a CDS encoding YfiR family protein; translated protein: MKDPPRRIRSIIFSLLCLSLLLAGSPGYGREQQFTEYEVKAAFVFNMAKFVEWPEKGAADAREGIDLCLLGIDQFSGVFDQINGKFVKGRRLSVRQISSIKNSKGCNIVFISGSEKERVPDIVDSLKGTGVLTMGDTSGYGQRGVMINFYMDGKKVRFEANPDSAKRSGLTISAQLLKLARIVRSD